Proteins encoded by one window of Musa acuminata AAA Group cultivar baxijiao chromosome BXJ2-9, Cavendish_Baxijiao_AAA, whole genome shotgun sequence:
- the LOC103998038 gene encoding protein trichome birefringence-like 14 isoform X2, whose amino-acid sequence MKGGILQKVRGSKLSLVLTALMCTTLVIWAWEKTPALSVIFPPLERFDILSPVPAKTSATSSDDTHRLASADKNLSAADEMESSSSNETEPVLSLPASESSATSTPNNSTSDKDLKESPMQEKECNYAKGKWVADTRRPLYSGSACKQWLSGMWACRLMQRTDFSYENFRWQPQGCVMPEFSRSDFLRRMQNKTIALIGDSLGRQQFQSLMCMATGGETSPEVEDVGKDYGLVKAPGALRPDGWAYRFPSTNTTILYYWSASLCELEPLNKSDPATHYALHLDRPVTFLKQHLCRFDVLVLNTGHHWNREKFRGNRWEMYAGGMPITDGELADMRNLKNLTLHSIAKWVDSQLLQHPQLKAFVRTMSPRHFVNGDWNTGGSCDNTVPLAGGSEVLQDRSSDPVAEDAIKGTSVTLLDITSLSQLRDEGHISKYTLKASTGMQDCLHWCLPGIPDTWNEILYAQI is encoded by the exons ATGAAAGGGGGAATCTTACAGAAAGTCAGAGGCTCTAAACTTTCTTTGGTACTTACTGCCCTCATGTGCACAACCCTTGTTATTTGGGCATGGGAGAAAACACCAGCTCTATCAGTTATATTTCCACCACTAGAACGATTTGATATTCTTTCTCCAG TTCCTGCCAAAACTTCTGCGACTTCCTCAGATGATACACATCGGCTGGCATCTGCAGATAAGAATTTGTCAGCTGCAGATGAAATGGAGAGTTCATCATCTAATGAAACAGAGCCTGTTCTCAGTCTTCCAGCAAGCGAGTCTTCAGCCACAAGCACACCTAATAATTCAACATCTGATAAAGATCTGAAAGAGAGTCCCATGCAGGAGAAAG AGTGTAATTATGCAAAAGGAAAATGGGTTGCGGACACAAGACGACCTTTATATTCGGGTTCTGCTTGCAAGCAGTGGCTGTCAGGGATGTGGGCATGTAGGTTAATGCAACGTACTGATTTTTCGTATGAGAATTTTCGGTGGCAACCACAAGGTTGTGTGATGCCAGAATTCTCAAGGAGCGACTTTTTGAGAAG AATGCAGAATAAGACAATTGCTCTGATAGGAGATTCTTTGGGAAGGCAGCAATTCCAATCTCTCATGTGCATGGCCACTGGTGGTGAAACAAGCCCAGAAGTGGAAGATGTTGGAAAAGACTATGGCCTCGTGAAAGCTCCTGGTGCCTTAAGACCTGATGGTTGGGCTTATCGGTTTCCAAGTACCAACACAACCATTCTGTATTATTGGTCTGCAAGTTTATGTGAACTGGAGCCTTTGAATAAATCAGACCCAGCTACCCATTATGCGTTGCATCTTGACCGACCTGTAACATTCTTAAAGCAGCATCTTTGCAGGTTTGATGTGTTGGTACTTAACACGGGGCACCACTGGAATAGAGAGAAGTTCAGAGGAAACCGGTGGGAGATGTATGCTGGAGGGATGCCAATCACTGATGGAGAGCTTGCAGACATGAGGAACTTAAAAAATCTCACTTTGCACAGTATTGCTAAGTGGGTTGATTCGCAGCTTTTGCAACATCCACAGCTAAAAGCTTTTGTTAGGACAATGTCCCCTAGGCATTTTGTCAATGGAGACTGGAACACCGGGGGAAGCTGTGACAACACTGTTCCATTGGCTGGTGGAAGCGAGGTTTTACAAGATCGTTCTAGCGATCCTGTTGCTGAGGATGCAATCAAAGGAACAAGTGTTACGCTATTGGATATTACATCTTTGTCACAACTGAGAGACGAGGGACACATATCCAAATACACTCTTAAGGCCTCAACAGGCATGCAGGATTGCTTGCATTGGTGCCTTCCAGGTATTCCTGATACATGGAACGAAATACTTTATGCACAAATATAG
- the LOC103998038 gene encoding protein trichome birefringence-like 14 isoform X1 — protein sequence MKGGILQKVRGSKLSLVLTALMCTTLVIWAWEKTPALSVIFPPLERFDILSPVVPAKTSATSSDDTHRLASADKNLSAADEMESSSSNETEPVLSLPASESSATSTPNNSTSDKDLKESPMQEKECNYAKGKWVADTRRPLYSGSACKQWLSGMWACRLMQRTDFSYENFRWQPQGCVMPEFSRSDFLRRMQNKTIALIGDSLGRQQFQSLMCMATGGETSPEVEDVGKDYGLVKAPGALRPDGWAYRFPSTNTTILYYWSASLCELEPLNKSDPATHYALHLDRPVTFLKQHLCRFDVLVLNTGHHWNREKFRGNRWEMYAGGMPITDGELADMRNLKNLTLHSIAKWVDSQLLQHPQLKAFVRTMSPRHFVNGDWNTGGSCDNTVPLAGGSEVLQDRSSDPVAEDAIKGTSVTLLDITSLSQLRDEGHISKYTLKASTGMQDCLHWCLPGIPDTWNEILYAQI from the exons ATGAAAGGGGGAATCTTACAGAAAGTCAGAGGCTCTAAACTTTCTTTGGTACTTACTGCCCTCATGTGCACAACCCTTGTTATTTGGGCATGGGAGAAAACACCAGCTCTATCAGTTATATTTCCACCACTAGAACGATTTGATATTCTTTCTCCAG TAGTTCCTGCCAAAACTTCTGCGACTTCCTCAGATGATACACATCGGCTGGCATCTGCAGATAAGAATTTGTCAGCTGCAGATGAAATGGAGAGTTCATCATCTAATGAAACAGAGCCTGTTCTCAGTCTTCCAGCAAGCGAGTCTTCAGCCACAAGCACACCTAATAATTCAACATCTGATAAAGATCTGAAAGAGAGTCCCATGCAGGAGAAAG AGTGTAATTATGCAAAAGGAAAATGGGTTGCGGACACAAGACGACCTTTATATTCGGGTTCTGCTTGCAAGCAGTGGCTGTCAGGGATGTGGGCATGTAGGTTAATGCAACGTACTGATTTTTCGTATGAGAATTTTCGGTGGCAACCACAAGGTTGTGTGATGCCAGAATTCTCAAGGAGCGACTTTTTGAGAAG AATGCAGAATAAGACAATTGCTCTGATAGGAGATTCTTTGGGAAGGCAGCAATTCCAATCTCTCATGTGCATGGCCACTGGTGGTGAAACAAGCCCAGAAGTGGAAGATGTTGGAAAAGACTATGGCCTCGTGAAAGCTCCTGGTGCCTTAAGACCTGATGGTTGGGCTTATCGGTTTCCAAGTACCAACACAACCATTCTGTATTATTGGTCTGCAAGTTTATGTGAACTGGAGCCTTTGAATAAATCAGACCCAGCTACCCATTATGCGTTGCATCTTGACCGACCTGTAACATTCTTAAAGCAGCATCTTTGCAGGTTTGATGTGTTGGTACTTAACACGGGGCACCACTGGAATAGAGAGAAGTTCAGAGGAAACCGGTGGGAGATGTATGCTGGAGGGATGCCAATCACTGATGGAGAGCTTGCAGACATGAGGAACTTAAAAAATCTCACTTTGCACAGTATTGCTAAGTGGGTTGATTCGCAGCTTTTGCAACATCCACAGCTAAAAGCTTTTGTTAGGACAATGTCCCCTAGGCATTTTGTCAATGGAGACTGGAACACCGGGGGAAGCTGTGACAACACTGTTCCATTGGCTGGTGGAAGCGAGGTTTTACAAGATCGTTCTAGCGATCCTGTTGCTGAGGATGCAATCAAAGGAACAAGTGTTACGCTATTGGATATTACATCTTTGTCACAACTGAGAGACGAGGGACACATATCCAAATACACTCTTAAGGCCTCAACAGGCATGCAGGATTGCTTGCATTGGTGCCTTCCAGGTATTCCTGATACATGGAACGAAATACTTTATGCACAAATATAG
- the LOC135623109 gene encoding MACPF domain-containing protein At1g14780-like isoform X1, producing MSGAVETALRCLGRGFDVACDFRPEYCRGKERLLVINEEEKREIAVPGFGTFKDVSVDIKCDKGDRMRYQSDVLEFNQMSELFNCRSSMAGKIPSGLFNYMFDMDGCAWAQEASNTKCLAMDGYFIALLELRIEHQPLALVDHVVRDVPSTWDPCAIARFIETYGTHVIMGLSVGGQDVVYVKQDHSSSLSPRELRQHLDRLGDELFTGTCALPPFHWRSKEHKLKVPEAFNVFDLQKQNVKGIAPVFCKDGVTVMCHKRGGDTTASSHSEWLLTVPSSPDVINFTFVPITSLLKGVPGNGFLSHAINLYLRYKPPLSDLRYFLDFQAHKLWAPMHSDLPLGPISNRSIPTPALTFTVMGPELSVNSSQVIVGMRPVTGMRLHLEGKKNDRLAIHLEHLSHTPGFIGARPEAAPEWRGSDAIADQRYYEPVRRKKFAQVCTVPIEYDSPWRPTDGGGNAFVVTGAQLHVTAHESTSVLHLRLLYSEVSGCVVSRSQWRRGPSGLSQKSSFFSAVSTSFSGGLEKERQQGPEAPVDSGIFPVGPPVPVGAQKLLKFVDTSHLCQGPQHSPGHWLVTGAKLDVEKGRIGLQESCSKVH from the exons atgaGCGGGGCTGTGGAGACAGCTCTGAGGTGCCTGGGGAGGGGCTTCGACGTCGCATGCGACTTCCGGCCGGAGTACTGCAGGGGAAAGGAGAGGCTGCTTGTGATAaatgaggaagagaagagagagatcgCTGTGCCCGGGTTTGGAACGTTCAAGGATGTCTCTGTTGACATAAAGTGCGATAAGGGGGATCGGATGCGATACCAATCCGATGTGCTCGAGTTCAATCAG ATGTCAGAGCTGTTCAACTGCAGGAGCTCGATGGCAGGAAAGATCCCCTCCGGGCTGTTCAACTACATGTTCGACATGGACGGGTGCGCATGGGCCCAGGAGGCGTCCAACACCAAGTGCCTCGCCATGGATGGCTACTTCATCGCGCTCCTTGAGCTGCGAATCGAGCACCAGCCACTTGCTCTTGTGGATCATGTCGTCAGAGATGTTCCTTCGACTTGGGACCCCTGCGCCATCGCAAG GTTTATCGAGACCTATGGCACGCATGTAATAATGGGGTTAAGTGTGGGAGGTCAGGATGTGGTGTACGTGAAGCAAGACCACTCCTCCAGCCTCTCCCCTCGTGAGCTCAGACAACACCTCGATAGGCTCGGGGATGAACTATTCACAGGGACATGTGCGCTGCCTCCCTTCCACTGGAGATCTAAAGAACATAAGCTTAAG GTTCCAGAGGCCTTCAATGTCTTTGATCTACAGAAGCAAAATGTCAAGGGGATTGCTCCTGTCTTCTGCAAAGAT GGTGTGACAGTCATGTGCCACAAGAGAGGAGGAGATACCACGGCGAGCAGCCACAGCGAGTGGCTTCTAACCGTGCCTTCATCGCCTGATGTGATCAACTTCACCTTCGTTCCGATAACCTCACTGCTCAAGGGAGTCCCCGGCAATGGCTTTCTGTCTCATGCCATTAACCTGTACCTTCGAT ATAAGCctcctctatcagacctgcgataCTTCCTGGACTTCCAAGCTCACAAGCTCTGGGCCCCAATGCACAGTGATCTACCTCTGGGTCCCATCTCGAACAGGTCCATCCCGACCCCAGCCCTTACTTTCACCGTAATGGGCCCCGAGCTGTCGGTCAACTCTTCTCAG GTCATCGTCGGAATGCGACCGGTGACGGGAATGCGACTGCACCTCGAGGGCAAGAAGAACGATCG GCTAGCGATTCACCTGGAGCACCTGTCACATACCCCTGGGTTCATCGGAGCCCGGCCCGAGGCGGCGCCGGAATGGCGGGGATCGGACGCGATCGCCGACCAGCGATACTATGAGCCGGTCCGACGGAAGAAGTTCGCGCAGGTGTGCACCGTGCCGATCGAGTACGACTCCCCGTGGCGGCCGACCGACGGCGGGGGGAACGCGTTCGTGGTCACCGGAGCTCAGCTCCACGTGACGGCGCATGAGTCCACGAGTGTGCTGCACCTCAGGCTCCTGTACTCGGAGGTGAGCGGCTGCGTCGTGAGCAGGTCGCAGTGGCGGCGAGGCCCGTCGGGCCTGTCTCAGAAGTCGAGCTTCTTCTCGGCCGTCAGCACCTCGTTCTCCGGTGGCCTGGAGAAGGAAAGGCAGCAAGGCCCCGAGGCGCCGGTGGACTCCGGGATTTTTCCGGTGGGCCCGCCGGTGCCGGTGGGAGCCCAGAAGCTTCTCAAGTTTGTGGATACCTCTCACCTGTGTCAGGGGCCTCAGCACAGCCCTGGGCATTGGCTGGTGACTGGTGCGAAGCTGGACGTGGAGAAGGGGAGGATTGGGCTGCAG GAAAGTTGCTCAAAGGTCCATTGA
- the LOC135623109 gene encoding MACPF domain-containing protein At1g14780-like isoform X2 has product MQMSELFNCRSSMAGKIPSGLFNYMFDMDGCAWAQEASNTKCLAMDGYFIALLELRIEHQPLALVDHVVRDVPSTWDPCAIARFIETYGTHVIMGLSVGGQDVVYVKQDHSSSLSPRELRQHLDRLGDELFTGTCALPPFHWRSKEHKLKVPEAFNVFDLQKQNVKGIAPVFCKDGVTVMCHKRGGDTTASSHSEWLLTVPSSPDVINFTFVPITSLLKGVPGNGFLSHAINLYLRYKPPLSDLRYFLDFQAHKLWAPMHSDLPLGPISNRSIPTPALTFTVMGPELSVNSSQVIVGMRPVTGMRLHLEGKKNDRLAIHLEHLSHTPGFIGARPEAAPEWRGSDAIADQRYYEPVRRKKFAQVCTVPIEYDSPWRPTDGGGNAFVVTGAQLHVTAHESTSVLHLRLLYSEVSGCVVSRSQWRRGPSGLSQKSSFFSAVSTSFSGGLEKERQQGPEAPVDSGIFPVGPPVPVGAQKLLKFVDTSHLCQGPQHSPGHWLVTGAKLDVEKGRIGLQESCSKVH; this is encoded by the exons ATGCAGATGTCAGAGCTGTTCAACTGCAGGAGCTCGATGGCAGGAAAGATCCCCTCCGGGCTGTTCAACTACATGTTCGACATGGACGGGTGCGCATGGGCCCAGGAGGCGTCCAACACCAAGTGCCTCGCCATGGATGGCTACTTCATCGCGCTCCTTGAGCTGCGAATCGAGCACCAGCCACTTGCTCTTGTGGATCATGTCGTCAGAGATGTTCCTTCGACTTGGGACCCCTGCGCCATCGCAAG GTTTATCGAGACCTATGGCACGCATGTAATAATGGGGTTAAGTGTGGGAGGTCAGGATGTGGTGTACGTGAAGCAAGACCACTCCTCCAGCCTCTCCCCTCGTGAGCTCAGACAACACCTCGATAGGCTCGGGGATGAACTATTCACAGGGACATGTGCGCTGCCTCCCTTCCACTGGAGATCTAAAGAACATAAGCTTAAG GTTCCAGAGGCCTTCAATGTCTTTGATCTACAGAAGCAAAATGTCAAGGGGATTGCTCCTGTCTTCTGCAAAGAT GGTGTGACAGTCATGTGCCACAAGAGAGGAGGAGATACCACGGCGAGCAGCCACAGCGAGTGGCTTCTAACCGTGCCTTCATCGCCTGATGTGATCAACTTCACCTTCGTTCCGATAACCTCACTGCTCAAGGGAGTCCCCGGCAATGGCTTTCTGTCTCATGCCATTAACCTGTACCTTCGAT ATAAGCctcctctatcagacctgcgataCTTCCTGGACTTCCAAGCTCACAAGCTCTGGGCCCCAATGCACAGTGATCTACCTCTGGGTCCCATCTCGAACAGGTCCATCCCGACCCCAGCCCTTACTTTCACCGTAATGGGCCCCGAGCTGTCGGTCAACTCTTCTCAG GTCATCGTCGGAATGCGACCGGTGACGGGAATGCGACTGCACCTCGAGGGCAAGAAGAACGATCG GCTAGCGATTCACCTGGAGCACCTGTCACATACCCCTGGGTTCATCGGAGCCCGGCCCGAGGCGGCGCCGGAATGGCGGGGATCGGACGCGATCGCCGACCAGCGATACTATGAGCCGGTCCGACGGAAGAAGTTCGCGCAGGTGTGCACCGTGCCGATCGAGTACGACTCCCCGTGGCGGCCGACCGACGGCGGGGGGAACGCGTTCGTGGTCACCGGAGCTCAGCTCCACGTGACGGCGCATGAGTCCACGAGTGTGCTGCACCTCAGGCTCCTGTACTCGGAGGTGAGCGGCTGCGTCGTGAGCAGGTCGCAGTGGCGGCGAGGCCCGTCGGGCCTGTCTCAGAAGTCGAGCTTCTTCTCGGCCGTCAGCACCTCGTTCTCCGGTGGCCTGGAGAAGGAAAGGCAGCAAGGCCCCGAGGCGCCGGTGGACTCCGGGATTTTTCCGGTGGGCCCGCCGGTGCCGGTGGGAGCCCAGAAGCTTCTCAAGTTTGTGGATACCTCTCACCTGTGTCAGGGGCCTCAGCACAGCCCTGGGCATTGGCTGGTGACTGGTGCGAAGCTGGACGTGGAGAAGGGGAGGATTGGGCTGCAG GAAAGTTGCTCAAAGGTCCATTGA